A genomic segment from Euhalothece natronophila Z-M001 encodes:
- a CDS encoding type I restriction-modification system subunit M encodes MPIKKSELYSHIWKSCDELRGGMDASQYKDYVLVLLFVKYVSDKYSGLDEDDADVIIPKGGSFQDIVALKHNPEIGDQINQVISKLAEENELKGIIDVADFNDENKLGKGKEMQDRLSNLVAIFEHNSLSFGKNQADDDDLLGDAYEYLMRNFATQSGKSKGQFYTPAEVSRVIAQVISIEKAQSQDETIYDPTCGSGSLLLRAVDQSELKLTIYGQEMDNATRALAKMNMILHGHPDAEIIQGNTLANPHWRDEDGSLKRFNFAVANPPFSAKSWMNGFDPNNDEFRRFQGYEIPPAKNGDYAFLLHLLSSLNSTGKGAIILPHGVLFRGHTEANIRQKLIQQGVIKGIIGLPPNLFYGTGIPACIIVLDKENANQRDRVFMIDASRGYIKDGNKNRLREQDIRKIVDVFNQQQTIPQYSRLVPIEEIANNDYNLNLPRYIDTQETEDIQDIEAHWKGGIPKADIEALEDYWEIYPSLKQELFEPLRSGYLQIKIPPDEVKKYVFEHPEFTSYANAIADIFNQWWDQNVSNLKGIQQGDNPKAVINPLAESLLNAFENRNLIDKYDIYQHLMDYWLETMRDDVYILAEDGWVAELTEVTNNKGKVTDYTCELIPKELMINRYFPEEKENIESLEAQKEDITRQQEEIEEEYGGEDGLLEEVTSDAGKVTKTNINNRIKEIKNDPDFADELTVIKDYLALIDQSAKLDKQVKEAEKRLNEQVIKKYQELTPEEVKTLVVDDKWIPRLWESLRSEMERISQRLAQRIQDLAKRYDEPLPQLEKEAEELQQKVESHIQLMMDA; translated from the coding sequence ATGCCAATCAAAAAAAGCGAACTCTACAGCCATATTTGGAAAAGTTGCGATGAATTACGTGGAGGAATGGATGCCTCCCAGTATAAAGACTATGTTCTGGTTTTATTATTTGTTAAGTACGTTTCCGATAAATATAGCGGGTTAGACGAAGATGACGCTGATGTAATTATTCCTAAGGGCGGGAGTTTTCAGGATATTGTTGCCCTTAAACATAATCCAGAAATTGGAGATCAAATTAATCAAGTTATTAGTAAATTAGCGGAGGAAAATGAATTAAAAGGGATTATTGATGTTGCTGATTTTAATGATGAAAATAAACTGGGTAAAGGGAAAGAAATGCAGGATAGGCTATCAAATTTGGTAGCTATTTTTGAACATAATTCTCTCAGTTTTGGCAAGAATCAAGCGGATGATGATGATTTGTTAGGGGATGCTTATGAGTATTTAATGCGAAACTTTGCCACCCAATCAGGGAAGAGTAAAGGACAATTTTATACTCCTGCGGAAGTCTCTCGGGTAATTGCCCAAGTTATTAGTATTGAAAAAGCTCAAAGCCAAGATGAAACGATTTATGATCCCACCTGTGGCAGTGGTTCTTTGTTATTAAGAGCGGTGGATCAATCAGAATTGAAGTTAACCATTTATGGGCAAGAAATGGATAACGCTACTCGTGCTTTAGCTAAGATGAATATGATTTTGCACGGGCATCCTGATGCAGAAATTATACAGGGGAATACGTTAGCTAATCCTCATTGGCGAGATGAAGATGGGAGTTTGAAACGGTTTAATTTTGCGGTGGCGAATCCGCCTTTTTCTGCTAAATCGTGGATGAATGGGTTTGATCCGAATAATGATGAGTTTCGTCGCTTTCAGGGGTATGAGATTCCTCCCGCCAAAAATGGAGATTATGCTTTTTTATTGCATCTTCTTAGCTCTCTTAATAGTACTGGAAAAGGGGCGATTATTCTCCCCCATGGCGTGTTATTTCGCGGTCATACTGAAGCTAATATTCGTCAAAAGTTAATTCAGCAAGGGGTTATTAAAGGAATTATTGGCTTACCGCCGAATTTGTTTTATGGAACGGGAATTCCAGCTTGCATCATTGTTTTAGATAAAGAAAATGCTAATCAGCGCGATCGCGTATTTATGATCGATGCTAGTCGGGGATATATTAAAGATGGCAATAAAAACCGTCTTCGCGAACAAGATATTCGCAAAATTGTTGATGTTTTTAATCAACAGCAGACGATTCCCCAATATTCCCGATTAGTTCCCATTGAGGAGATTGCTAACAATGACTATAATTTAAATCTTCCCCGTTATATCGACACTCAAGAAACGGAAGATATTCAAGATATAGAAGCGCATTGGAAGGGTGGCATTCCCAAGGCGGATATTGAAGCATTAGAAGATTATTGGGAGATTTATCCTTCTCTAAAACAAGAATTGTTTGAACCGCTACGTTCGGGATATTTGCAAATTAAAATTCCCCCAGATGAGGTCAAGAAATATGTTTTTGAACATCCCGAATTTACCAGTTATGCTAATGCCATTGCCGACATTTTTAATCAATGGTGGGATCAAAATGTCTCCAACTTAAAGGGCATTCAACAAGGAGATAATCCCAAAGCGGTTATTAATCCCTTAGCAGAATCATTATTAAACGCATTTGAAAATCGTAACCTCATTGATAAATATGATATTTACCAGCATTTAATGGATTACTGGCTGGAAACGATGCGCGATGATGTCTATATCTTGGCAGAAGATGGATGGGTTGCGGAATTAACGGAAGTGACTAATAATAAAGGGAAAGTCACTGACTACACTTGTGAACTGATTCCGAAAGAGTTAATGATTAACCGCTACTTTCCTGAAGAAAAGGAAAATATTGAATCGTTGGAAGCGCAAAAAGAAGACATTACTCGCCAACAGGAAGAAATAGAAGAAGAATATGGTGGGGAAGATGGTTTATTGGAAGAAGTTACCAGCGATGCGGGAAAAGTCACTAAAACCAATATCAATAATCGGATTAAAGAGATTAAAAATGATCCAGATTTTGCGGATGAATTGACGGTTATTAAAGATTATCTGGCATTGATTGACCAATCGGCAAAGCTGGATAAACAAGTTAAAGAAGCCGAAAAGCGTCTCAATGAACAAGTGATTAAAAAATATCAGGAACTCACGCCAGAGGAAGTTAAAACCTTAGTGGTTGATGATAAATGGATTCCGCGATTGTGGGAATCGCTGCGTTCAGAGATGGAACGAATTTCGCAACGTCTCGCGCAACGAATTCAGGATTTAGCGAAACGATATGATGAACCATTACCGCAGTTAGAAAAGGAAGCGGAAGAATTACAGCAGAAGGTAGAAAGTCATATTCAGTTGATGATGGATGCTTAA
- a CDS encoding HNH endonuclease: MNKDNLKALYRGSDINEVWQSYQNERVIEHPKLGLISPNEYRQSYHGKPCPFCGKKMVHGKANYSTKSRQEAISRGYQYKTQNGKNYINHAGRFPRLYFHPHYVTLDHKVNKARCPELLFEVSNLQIMCWKCNQNKSDNNNFEAEQDYNFVSDLAREALSKYKKL, encoded by the coding sequence ATGAATAAAGATAATCTAAAAGCTCTTTATAGAGGATCGGATATTAATGAGGTCTGGCAATCTTACCAAAATGAAAGAGTAATTGAACATCCAAAGTTGGGATTAATTAGTCCTAACGAATATCGGCAAAGTTATCATGGCAAGCCTTGCCCTTTTTGTGGCAAAAAGATGGTACATGGAAAAGCTAATTACTCCACTAAATCCAGACAAGAAGCCATCTCAAGAGGCTATCAATACAAAACTCAAAATGGTAAAAACTATATTAATCATGCTGGTCGTTTCCCTCGTTTATATTTCCATCCCCATTACGTCACTTTAGATCATAAAGTTAACAAAGCCCGTTGTCCTGAGCTTCTCTTTGAAGTAAGTAATCTTCAGATTATGTGTTGGAAATGTAATCAAAATAAGAGTGATAATAATAATTTTGAAGCTGAACAAGACTATAATTTTGTTAGTGATTTAGCTAGAGAAGCTCTTAGCAAATACAAAAAATTATAA
- a CDS encoding XisI protein, with the protein MDKLTQYRTLIKELLSRYASYKKDQEDWELQLIFDEERDHYLWFDVGWKGTKRIYHCVIHLDIKDEKVWLQQNLTDLNPAEDLIELGVAREDIILGFQPPFKRPFTNYGIA; encoded by the coding sequence ATGGATAAATTAACTCAGTATCGGACATTGATTAAAGAATTACTATCGAGATATGCTTCTTATAAAAAAGATCAGGAAGACTGGGAGTTACAGTTAATCTTTGATGAAGAACGAGATCATTACTTATGGTTTGATGTGGGTTGGAAGGGAACAAAGCGAATTTATCACTGTGTTATTCATTTAGATATCAAAGACGAAAAAGTCTGGCTACAGCAAAATTTAACGGATTTAAATCCTGCGGAAGATTTGATTGAGTTAGGAGTAGCGAGAGAAGATATTATATTAGGTTTTCAGCCTCCTTTTAAGCGTCCTTTTACCAATTATGGAATCGCTTAA
- a CDS encoding helix-turn-helix domain-containing protein — protein MAGVIKIEIAESAQELKKQLNFSQNSEVKERIQVLYWLKTNQVRSTGALASLIGKHRTTVSRWLSKYRKGGLKGLLEVKKSPGRVPKITPSVEKKLIQELEDPEGFSSYKEIQTWLQLIQDIDISYSAVHKRVRYGLEGKLKVPRPVHSKQELGAPEAFKKN, from the coding sequence ATGGCAGGTGTCATTAAAATTGAGATTGCCGAGTCAGCTCAAGAGCTTAAAAAACAGCTCAACTTCTCCCAAAACAGTGAAGTCAAAGAACGAATCCAAGTCTTGTATTGGCTGAAAACGAACCAAGTCAGAAGTACCGGCGCGCTCGCCTCCCTAATCGGAAAACACCGAACGACAGTATCAAGATGGCTCAGTAAATATCGCAAAGGAGGTCTCAAAGGTCTTTTAGAAGTTAAGAAAAGTCCTGGGCGAGTCCCTAAAATCACGCCATCAGTAGAAAAAAAATTAATCCAAGAACTAGAAGATCCAGAAGGATTTTCTAGTTATAAGGAAATTCAAACATGGCTTCAGTTAATTCAAGATATTGATATTAGTTATAGTGCTGTTCATAAACGAGTCCGCTATGGTTTAGAAGGAAAACTGAAAGTGCCACGTCCAGTTCATAGCAAACAGGAATTGGGAGCACCGGAAGCTTTTAAAAAAAACTAA
- a CDS encoding Uma2 family endonuclease: MVTAKDNIPHLTPEEYFAWEEKQIDKYEYIDGEIYASGGGSKNHSLIAVRLTTVLANHLEGSNCETGNSDLRINIAGTNDYTYPDITVTCDERDRATTQFITYPCLIVEVLSKSTEAYDRGGKFRMYRNNPILQDYLLVSSTRMEMDLYHKKETGEWIIINYEEGDTIELKSINLSFPIEQVYCGLTLTPED, encoded by the coding sequence ATGGTTACAGCAAAAGACAATATTCCACATTTAACGCCTGAAGAATATTTTGCTTGGGAAGAGAAGCAAATCGACAAGTATGAATATATTGACGGTGAAATTTATGCAAGTGGGGGAGGTAGTAAAAATCATAGTTTAATTGCTGTTAGACTGACGACTGTATTGGCGAATCACCTAGAGGGAAGTAACTGCGAAACAGGTAACTCAGACTTGAGAATTAATATTGCAGGGACGAATGATTATACTTACCCCGATATTACAGTTACTTGTGATGAACGCGATCGCGCTACTACTCAATTTATTACTTATCCCTGCTTAATTGTAGAGGTTTTATCAAAGAGTACAGAAGCCTATGATCGCGGTGGTAAGTTTAGAATGTATCGTAACAATCCCATTTTACAAGATTATTTATTAGTTAGTTCTACCCGCATGGAAATGGATTTATATCATAAAAAAGAGACAGGGGAATGGATTATTATTAATTACGAAGAAGGAGACACCATTGAACTTAAAAGTATTAATCTTAGTTTTCCGATTGAACAAGTTTATTGCGGACTAACTTTAACGCCAGAGGATTAA
- a CDS encoding element excision factor XisH family protein, giving the protein MARDIFHDLVRAGLENEGWTITDDPYFISLDSVNFQVDLAAERIIAAQKDNEKIAVEIKSFLNASAVTDFYAALGQFLSYRLVLQKTEPERRLYLAVPLDTYEMFFQSTFAQLAVREYQLKIIIYDSQNGGLTQWIN; this is encoded by the coding sequence ATGGCAAGGGATATTTTCCATGATCTAGTACGAGCAGGTTTAGAAAACGAGGGCTGGACAATTACAGATGATCCTTATTTTATCAGTTTGGATAGTGTTAATTTTCAGGTTGATTTAGCAGCAGAACGGATCATTGCAGCCCAAAAAGACAATGAAAAGATTGCTGTAGAAATTAAGAGTTTTCTTAATGCTTCCGCCGTTACTGATTTTTATGCGGCATTGGGTCAATTTCTTAGTTATCGTTTGGTATTACAAAAAACTGAACCTGAACGACGTTTATATTTAGCAGTTCCCTTAGATACCTATGAGATGTTTTTCCAATCTACTTTTGCTCAATTAGCAGTAAGGGAATACCAACTTAAAATAATTATTTATGATTCTCAGAATGGAGGGCTAACCCAATGGATAAATTAA
- a CDS encoding restriction endonuclease subunit S — translation MASQEVKEGYKLTDVGVIPEDWEVTLLDQVAKRGSGHTPDQAHPEYWNGNIKWISLKDSDRLDALYISDTVAKISKAGLENSAAKIHPQGTVVLSRDAGVGKSAIMTDNMAVSQHFIAWVCSKYLNNHFLYYWLQKEKSEFERIAIGNTIKTIGLPYFQSLKIPLPPLEEQEKIAQVLSDFDSAIAHLDKLISKKRNIKQGTMQQLLTGKKRLPGFSGKLQERKLGDLVEVVMGQSPDSKTYNTEEKGVPLIQGNADINNRKTVKRVWTTQATKLCNQGDVIMTVRAPIGAIGIASYDSCLGRGACLFKAKNINKLYLFYLMTFKEDIWETIGQGSTFTAVNSNDIVNFNLSVPNYLAEQKAIAQVLSDMDAEIEALEKKRDKYQAMKQGMMQELLTGKTRLK, via the coding sequence ATGGCAAGTCAGGAAGTAAAAGAAGGATATAAGTTAACGGATGTTGGAGTTATTCCTGAAGATTGGGAAGTTACTTTATTAGATCAAGTTGCTAAAAGAGGAAGTGGACATACACCTGATCAAGCCCATCCAGAGTATTGGAATGGAAATATAAAGTGGATATCGCTTAAGGACTCAGATCGTCTTGATGCTCTTTATATTAGCGATACTGTTGCCAAAATTTCAAAAGCTGGACTTGAGAATTCAGCTGCCAAAATACATCCACAAGGTACTGTTGTTTTGTCTCGTGATGCTGGAGTAGGTAAAAGTGCCATAATGACAGATAATATGGCAGTTAGCCAGCACTTTATCGCTTGGGTATGTAGTAAATACTTAAATAATCATTTTCTTTACTATTGGTTACAAAAAGAGAAATCAGAGTTTGAAAGAATTGCAATAGGTAATACAATCAAAACTATAGGGTTACCTTACTTTCAGTCTCTTAAAATTCCCCTTCCACCACTTGAGGAACAAGAAAAGATCGCGCAGGTGTTGAGTGATTTTGATAGCGCGATCGCGCACCTCGATAAACTCATCAGCAAAAAGCGTAATATCAAGCAGGGAACGATGCAACAACTGCTGACAGGAAAAAAACGCCTCCCTGGTTTTAGTGGTAAGTTGCAAGAAAGAAAATTAGGAGATTTAGTAGAAGTAGTAATGGGACAATCCCCTGATTCTAAAACATATAACACTGAGGAGAAAGGAGTTCCTTTAATTCAAGGAAATGCAGATATTAATAATCGAAAAACTGTCAAAAGAGTTTGGACTACCCAAGCTACCAAATTATGTAATCAAGGCGATGTAATTATGACAGTTCGTGCGCCAATTGGTGCAATAGGTATTGCTTCTTATGATTCTTGTCTTGGAAGAGGTGCTTGTTTATTTAAAGCTAAAAATATCAATAAACTATATTTGTTTTATTTAATGACATTTAAAGAAGATATTTGGGAAACAATTGGTCAGGGAAGTACATTTACAGCTGTTAATTCAAATGATATTGTTAACTTTAATTTATCTGTTCCCAATTACCTAGCTGAACAAAAAGCGATCGCGCAAGTATTAAGCGACATGGATGCCGAAATTGAAGCCTTAGAGAAAAAGCGAGACAAATATCAAGCGATGAAGCAGGGCATGATGCAAGAACTTCTTACGGGAAAAACGCGATTAAAATAA
- a CDS encoding type I restriction endonuclease subunit R, whose amino-acid sequence MSDVGSIERTTQNRIIKFFQDYLSYSYLGNWQYRENNRNIEPDYLRPFLEQQGYSDTLIKKAIAQFQKTVTNQSQNLYNLNKTVYSSLRYGIKVKPEVGANTETVWLVDWDTPENNHFAIAEEVAVKGEHPKRPDIVLYINGIALGVLELKRSTVSVSEGIRQNLDNQKKEFIEHFFATQQLVMAGNDTQGLRYGTIETPEKYYLTWREDKDQETPLGNDLENPLERGLMQLCSKQRLLEIIHNFTVFDNGKKKLCRHNQYFGVKYAQDYIKNGKGGIIWHTQGSGKSLTMVWLAKWIREYNPNARILIITDRDELDKQVEGVFSGVDEPITRTQSGQDLIKKLNQTTPSLMCSLIHKFGKNKTTDYDSYIEELNNSLPPDFQAKGDMYVFVDECHRSQSGKLHEAMKQILPDAVLIGFTGTPLLKNDKRKSVEVFGKYIHTYKFDEAVTDNVVLDLRYEARRVEQKITSQEKIDQWFEVQTQGLTEYAKTELKKRWGTLQKLLNSKSRLEKIVADIIFDFATKDRLKSGRGNAMLVAGNIYQACRYYELFQNQGFTKCAIVTSYEPSPQDIKGETTGEQERTEKLRQYEIYQQMLGGKDPEKFEEDVREQFINNPAQMKLLIVVNKLLTGFDAPPATYLYIDKTMRDHGLFQAICRVNRLDGEDKEYGYIIDYQDLFKSLEKSIADYTSEAFEDFDDEDIQGLLSDRVEKGKERLEEMLEKIRALCEPVEQPKDTSAYIRYFCGSNQPEQNPEHLKTSEQQRHTLYQYTASLVRAYANLANDMIDAGYTPQQASEIKAAVKHYEQARQEVKLASGDYIDLKTYEPAMRHLIDTYIGAEDSKTITALDDMTLVELIVERGEPALDVLPNGIKENPEAVAETIENNLRKIITEEQPTNPRYYEQMSELLEQLIEDRRQEAQDYETYLKRVIELSKQVTQPHNSSQYPPSLDTSAKRALYDNLDQDESLTLAIDHAIKTNKKDGWRGNKIKERQIRRAIKEHLDDKETLNRIFELVKNQNDY is encoded by the coding sequence ATGTCAGATGTCGGAAGTATAGAACGGACTACCCAAAACCGCATTATCAAGTTTTTCCAAGATTACCTTAGCTACAGCTATTTAGGAAATTGGCAGTATCGCGAAAATAACCGTAATATTGAACCCGACTATCTCCGTCCATTTCTGGAACAACAAGGCTACAGCGATACCTTAATCAAAAAAGCGATCGCGCAATTTCAGAAAACGGTTACTAACCAGAGTCAAAATCTCTACAACTTAAACAAAACGGTTTACAGCAGTCTTCGCTACGGCATTAAAGTTAAACCCGAAGTTGGGGCTAATACCGAAACAGTTTGGCTAGTTGATTGGGATACGCCTGAAAATAATCACTTCGCGATCGCAGAAGAGGTGGCGGTTAAAGGCGAACATCCGAAACGCCCTGATATTGTTCTCTATATTAACGGCATTGCTTTAGGCGTGCTGGAATTAAAACGCAGCACTGTCAGCGTCTCAGAAGGTATCCGTCAAAACTTGGATAATCAAAAGAAAGAATTTATTGAGCATTTTTTTGCCACGCAACAATTAGTCATGGCAGGGAATGATACTCAAGGCTTACGTTACGGAACCATTGAAACCCCTGAAAAATACTATCTGACTTGGCGAGAAGACAAAGACCAAGAAACCCCACTCGGCAACGACTTGGAAAACCCTTTAGAACGCGGGTTAATGCAACTGTGTTCCAAACAGCGATTATTAGAAATCATTCACAACTTTACTGTCTTCGATAATGGCAAGAAAAAACTCTGTCGTCATAACCAATACTTTGGGGTTAAATATGCCCAAGACTATATCAAAAACGGCAAAGGGGGAATTATTTGGCACACCCAAGGCAGTGGTAAAAGCCTGACTATGGTGTGGTTAGCAAAATGGATTCGAGAATATAATCCCAATGCTCGTATTTTAATTATCACCGATCGCGATGAACTGGATAAACAAGTGGAGGGAGTTTTTTCTGGAGTGGATGAACCAATCACTCGCACCCAAAGCGGGCAAGATTTAATCAAGAAACTCAATCAGACAACCCCCTCTTTGATGTGTTCCTTAATTCACAAATTTGGAAAAAATAAGACAACTGATTATGACAGCTACATCGAAGAATTAAACAATAGTCTCCCGCCAGACTTTCAAGCAAAGGGAGATATGTATGTGTTTGTGGATGAATGTCATCGCAGCCAGTCGGGGAAACTCCACGAAGCCATGAAACAAATTCTCCCTGATGCGGTATTGATTGGATTTACTGGCACGCCCTTATTAAAAAACGATAAACGCAAAAGTGTCGAAGTCTTTGGCAAATATATCCATACCTACAAATTTGATGAAGCCGTTACCGATAATGTCGTTTTAGATTTACGTTACGAAGCCCGTCGGGTGGAACAAAAAATCACTTCTCAGGAAAAAATTGATCAATGGTTCGAGGTGCAAACCCAAGGGTTAACTGAATACGCTAAAACCGAACTCAAAAAACGTTGGGGAACCCTGCAAAAACTCCTTAATTCAAAATCCAGACTGGAAAAAATTGTCGCTGATATTATTTTCGACTTTGCCACTAAAGATCGCCTCAAAAGCGGGCGTGGGAATGCCATGCTGGTTGCTGGAAATATTTATCAAGCCTGTCGCTACTACGAACTATTTCAAAATCAAGGCTTTACTAAATGCGCCATTGTCACTTCTTACGAACCATCTCCCCAAGATATCAAAGGAGAAACCACTGGAGAACAAGAACGCACGGAAAAACTTAGGCAATACGAGATTTACCAGCAAATGTTAGGGGGAAAAGATCCCGAAAAATTTGAAGAAGATGTCAGGGAACAGTTTATTAACAATCCGGCGCAAATGAAACTGTTAATTGTAGTCAATAAACTATTAACTGGATTTGATGCGCCCCCTGCCACCTATCTCTACATTGACAAAACGATGCGCGATCACGGTTTGTTCCAAGCGATTTGTCGCGTGAACCGCTTAGACGGGGAAGATAAAGAATATGGTTACATTATCGACTATCAAGACTTGTTCAAAAGTTTAGAGAAATCTATTGCTGACTATACCAGCGAAGCCTTTGAGGATTTTGACGATGAAGATATTCAAGGCTTACTCAGCGATCGCGTAGAAAAAGGGAAAGAACGCCTAGAAGAAATGCTAGAGAAAATTAGAGCATTATGTGAACCTGTTGAGCAACCAAAAGACACCTCGGCATATATTCGTTATTTTTGCGGTTCCAACCAACCCGAACAAAATCCCGAACACCTCAAAACGTCTGAACAACAACGCCACACCCTTTATCAATATACCGCTTCCCTCGTTCGTGCCTATGCTAACCTTGCCAACGACATGATCGATGCAGGATACACGCCCCAACAAGCCTCAGAGATCAAAGCCGCAGTTAAACATTACGAACAAGCCCGTCAAGAAGTCAAACTTGCTAGTGGTGATTACATTGACTTAAAAACCTATGAACCCGCCATGCGCCATCTCATTGATACCTACATCGGCGCAGAAGATAGCAAAACCATTACCGCCCTCGATGACATGACGCTAGTGGAATTAATTGTCGAACGAGGAGAACCCGCCCTTGATGTTTTACCCAACGGGATTAAAGAGAATCCGGAAGCTGTGGCTGAAACCATTGAAAACAACTTACGCAAAATTATCACTGAGGAACAACCTACTAATCCCCGATATTACGAGCAAATGTCGGAATTGTTGGAACAATTAATTGAAGATCGCAGACAAGAAGCCCAAGATTATGAAACTTACTTGAAACGGGTTATAGAACTCAGTAAACAAGTCACTCAACCTCATAACTCTTCCCAGTATCCCCCTTCTCTAGATACTTCTGCCAAACGCGCCCTCTATGACAATTTAGATCAAGACGAAAGCCTTACGCTAGCTATTGATCACGCTATTAAAACAAATAAAAAAGACGGCTGGCGAGGCAATAAAATAAAAGAGCGTCAAATCAGAAGAGCGATTAAAGAACACCTAGATGACAAAGAAACGCTGAACCGCATTTTTGAATTAGTTAAGAACCAAAACGACTATTAA
- a CDS encoding IS630 family transposase, with protein MVTTQLEANSEKVKRYQNIRYWCQDESRIGLITLHDTKITGKGIQPTGKKQWKFDYLWLYGLVEPRTGENFFREFSHLDGLCFEQYLSWFAQEYPDDLHLIQVDNSRCHTWLELQLPDNVILIFQPPYSPEVNPIERLWQEIKKPLKWEFFPDLDDLRKRLSKILSKLSSQVITQITGWDFILNALSVANI; from the coding sequence ATTGTTACAACCCAACTAGAAGCTAATTCAGAAAAGGTTAAACGATATCAAAACATTAGATATTGGTGCCAAGATGAATCTCGAATCGGGTTAATCACACTTCACGATACAAAAATTACAGGTAAAGGAATTCAACCGACAGGAAAAAAACAGTGGAAGTTTGATTATTTATGGTTGTACGGTTTAGTGGAACCGAGAACGGGAGAGAATTTTTTCAGAGAATTTTCTCATCTTGATGGTCTTTGCTTTGAGCAGTATTTAAGCTGGTTTGCTCAAGAATATCCTGACGATTTACACTTAATACAAGTTGATAACAGTCGTTGCCATACTTGGTTAGAGTTACAACTTCCTGATAATGTCATTTTAATTTTCCAACCACCTTATTCCCCAGAAGTTAATCCCATTGAACGATTATGGCAAGAAATTAAGAAACCTTTGAAATGGGAATTCTTTCCCGATTTAGATGATTTAAGAAAGCGACTTTCCAAAATCTTATCAAAATTAAGTTCTCAAGTGATTACTCAGATCACTGGATGGGACTTTATTCTCAATGCTTTATCTGTAGCAAACATTTAG
- a CDS encoding M48 family metallopeptidase, producing the protein MHQIKVSGLTINVTRKKIKNLHLSVHPPHGEVRISAPLTVDDESVRLFAISRLNWIKKNQAQILAQPRQSPRKFVSGESHYFQGQRYLLNVIYYNRAPKVEIRNKTYIDLYVREGSSQEKRREVLRNWYRQHLKSEIPKLIQKWQEIMEVKVRDWGVKRMKTKWGTCNIQAQRIWLNLELAKKPPSCLEYVIVHEMTHLFERHHNERFQSLMDQFLPHWRRDRDELNRTPIETEF; encoded by the coding sequence ATGCACCAAATCAAAGTGAGTGGCTTAACAATTAACGTCACCCGCAAAAAAATTAAAAATCTGCATTTATCAGTTCACCCACCTCATGGAGAAGTCCGAATTTCCGCCCCTTTAACTGTGGATGACGAGTCGGTACGCCTGTTTGCTATTTCCCGATTAAATTGGATTAAGAAAAATCAAGCGCAAATTCTTGCTCAACCCCGTCAGTCACCACGGAAATTTGTCTCGGGAGAAAGCCATTATTTTCAAGGACAGCGTTATTTATTAAATGTAATTTACTATAATCGCGCTCCTAAAGTTGAAATCAGAAATAAAACGTATATCGACCTTTATGTCAGAGAAGGCAGTAGCCAAGAAAAACGGCGAGAAGTCTTAAGAAACTGGTATCGCCAACACTTAAAAAGCGAAATTCCTAAACTGATTCAAAAATGGCAAGAAATCATGGAAGTGAAGGTAAGAGACTGGGGAGTTAAACGCATGAAAACCAAATGGGGAACTTGTAATATTCAAGCGCAAAGGATTTGGTTAAATTTAGAATTAGCGAAAAAACCTCCCTCCTGTTTAGAATATGTCATTGTCCATGAAATGACTCATCTTTTTGAACGACATCATAACGAACGCTTTCAGAGTTTAATGGATCAGTTTTTACCCCACTGGCGGCGCGATCGCGACGAATTAAACCGAACTCCTATCGAAACTGAGTTTTAA